One window of Candidatus Mycobacterium wuenschmannii genomic DNA carries:
- a CDS encoding flavin-containing monooxygenase: MDVTDVDVVIIGAGISGLGAAYRITERNPGTSYVILERREQIGGTWDLFRYPGVRSDSSIFTLCFPWEPWAKQERVADGWDIREYLTETAHKYGIDSHIEFNTHVRSADWDSSTDTWTVTASQGGGEKVFRGRFVFFGSGYYNYDEGYTPDFPGLNEFDGTVVHPQHWPEDLDYQGKKIVVIGSGATAMSLIPSLAETASKVTMLQRSPTYLFSAARSSGGLNLVRKLLPRRIAHSYARQSNALMEGVIWFLARTTPSFVKWLIRQVALHYLPKGYDVDTHFKPRYNPWDQRLCLIPDADLYVAIGDGRAEVVTDHIDHFNSSGIALTSGQHLDADIIVTATGLQLQALGGVAVSMDGAEVKPQERFVYKAHMLEEVPNLFWCVGYTNASWTLRADMTARATAKLLNHMASHGYTHAYPHLGGEPMPEKSAWDIQAGYVLRAPHALPKSGIKRPWNVRQNYFADAIDYRFDRITEAMVFGTAEQKAALAG, encoded by the coding sequence ATGGACGTAACCGACGTCGACGTCGTCATCATCGGTGCGGGCATCTCGGGCCTGGGCGCCGCCTACCGCATCACCGAGCGCAACCCGGGGACCAGCTACGTCATCTTGGAGCGCCGCGAGCAGATCGGCGGCACCTGGGACCTGTTCCGGTATCCCGGGGTGCGCTCGGACAGCAGCATCTTCACGCTGTGCTTCCCGTGGGAGCCGTGGGCCAAGCAGGAACGGGTGGCCGACGGTTGGGACATCCGCGAGTATCTGACCGAGACTGCGCACAAGTACGGCATCGACTCGCACATCGAGTTCAACACCCACGTCCGCTCGGCGGACTGGGACTCCTCGACCGACACCTGGACCGTCACCGCGTCGCAGGGCGGCGGCGAGAAGGTGTTTCGCGGCCGCTTCGTGTTCTTCGGGTCCGGTTACTACAACTACGACGAGGGCTACACGCCGGACTTCCCCGGCCTCAACGAGTTCGACGGCACCGTGGTGCACCCGCAGCACTGGCCGGAGGATCTCGACTACCAGGGCAAGAAGATCGTGGTGATCGGCAGCGGCGCGACCGCGATGTCGCTGATCCCGTCGCTGGCGGAGACGGCGTCGAAAGTAACGATGCTGCAACGCTCGCCGACGTATCTGTTCTCGGCGGCGCGCAGCAGCGGTGGCTTGAACTTGGTGCGAAAGCTGTTGCCCCGCAGGATCGCTCACTCGTATGCCCGTCAGAGCAACGCGTTGATGGAGGGGGTGATCTGGTTCCTGGCCCGCACGACGCCGAGCTTTGTGAAGTGGCTGATCCGCCAGGTTGCCCTGCACTACCTACCCAAGGGCTACGACGTCGACACCCACTTCAAGCCGCGCTACAACCCATGGGACCAGCGGCTGTGCCTGATCCCGGACGCCGACCTCTACGTCGCGATCGGCGACGGCCGCGCAGAGGTCGTGACAGATCACATCGACCACTTCAATTCCAGCGGAATCGCTTTGACGTCGGGGCAGCATCTGGACGCCGACATCATCGTCACCGCGACCGGATTGCAACTGCAGGCCCTCGGCGGGGTGGCGGTGTCGATGGACGGCGCGGAAGTCAAGCCGCAGGAACGCTTCGTCTACAAGGCCCACATGCTCGAGGAGGTGCCGAACCTGTTCTGGTGCGTGGGATACACCAACGCCTCGTGGACGTTGCGGGCCGACATGACCGCGCGCGCGACGGCAAAGCTGTTGAACCACATGGCCTCTCACGGCTACACGCACGCCTACCCGCATCTGGGCGGCGAGCCGATGCCGGAGAAGTCGGCCTGGGACATCCAGGCCGGCTACGTGCTGCGCGCCCCGCACGCGCTGCCGAAGTCGGGCATCAAGCGGCCGTGGAACGTTCGGCAGAACTACTTTGCCGACGCCATCGACTACCGGTTCGACCGGATCACCGAGGCGATGGTGTTCGGCACCGCCGAGCAGAAGGCCGCGCTGGCCGGATGA
- a CDS encoding YajQ family cyclic di-GMP-binding protein yields MADSSFDVVSKLDRQEVDNALNQAAKELSQRYDFRGTDTKIAWKGDEAIELTSSTEERVKAAVEVFKEKLIRRDISLKAFDAGEPQASGKTFKVTGSLKEGITSEHAKKITKLIRDEGPKSVKTQIQGEEVRVTSKSRDDLQAVQSLLKGADLEVALQFVNYR; encoded by the coding sequence ATGGCAGATTCATCGTTCGACGTCGTGAGCAAGCTCGACCGCCAAGAGGTCGACAACGCCCTCAACCAGGCAGCCAAAGAACTCAGCCAGCGCTACGACTTCCGCGGCACCGACACCAAGATCGCCTGGAAGGGCGACGAGGCGATCGAGCTGACCAGCTCGACCGAGGAGCGGGTCAAGGCCGCGGTGGAAGTCTTCAAGGAGAAGTTGATCCGCCGCGACATCAGCCTCAAGGCATTCGACGCCGGCGAGCCGCAGGCGTCCGGCAAGACCTTCAAGGTCACCGGGTCGCTGAAAGAGGGCATCACCAGCGAGCACGCCAAGAAGATCACGAAGCTGATCCGCGACGAGGGCCCCAAGAGCGTCAAGACGCAGATTCAGGGCGAGGAGGTCCGGGTGACCAGCAAGAGCCGCGACGACCTGCAGGCCGTCCAGTCGCTGTTGAAGGGCGCCGATCTCGAGGTCGCGCTGCAGTTCGTCAACTACCGTTAG
- a CDS encoding TetR/AcrR family transcriptional regulator yields the protein MIARAPHDVAVAQPVDGRAARWSGQRAKRRAEFVEAALEAIELYGPQASTEQVADHVGVTRTKLYRYFDGAADLHHSIARRAGEMLTAKQTLVWDVPVSLMQLIRASVSMHVRWRLEHPNLYEYLARHPLSDEAGGVSAIDEVNNVVATNLAKVIAAYYRTLGVDERPTTSLAFGAVGFIESSTTHWLKDPAGLPRKEFVTQLTDWMWALHNSAFLKAGITVDPHEPIAPLVV from the coding sequence GTGATTGCTCGCGCGCCGCATGATGTGGCCGTGGCTCAACCCGTCGACGGCCGTGCCGCCCGCTGGTCGGGGCAGCGGGCGAAACGACGCGCCGAGTTCGTCGAAGCGGCGCTGGAGGCGATCGAGCTCTACGGCCCGCAGGCGTCGACCGAACAGGTGGCCGACCACGTCGGGGTGACCCGGACCAAGCTGTACCGCTATTTCGACGGCGCGGCCGATCTGCACCACAGCATCGCCCGGCGGGCCGGCGAGATGCTCACCGCCAAGCAGACTCTCGTGTGGGACGTGCCGGTCAGCCTGATGCAGCTGATCCGGGCAAGCGTGTCGATGCACGTAAGGTGGCGCCTCGAACACCCGAATCTCTACGAGTACCTGGCCCGCCACCCGCTGAGCGACGAGGCGGGCGGCGTCTCCGCCATCGACGAAGTCAACAATGTGGTTGCGACGAATCTCGCCAAGGTGATTGCCGCGTACTACCGCACGCTCGGGGTCGACGAGCGACCGACCACGTCGCTAGCCTTCGGGGCGGTCGGTTTCATCGAATCCTCGACGACCCACTGGCTGAAGGACCCGGCCGGTCTACCCCGCAAGGAATTCGTCACCCAGCTCACCGACTGGATGTGGGCGCTGCACAACAGCGCGTTCCTCAAAGCCGGGATCACCGTCGACCCGCACGAGCCGATCGCGCCGCTTGTCGTGTGA
- a CDS encoding LuxR C-terminal-related transcriptional regulator, which produces MSRIVPLVVIDDQPIVHTGVRSWVAEASILTGAVHAYRSLPQFLKEHQRHSAGSEVIIFDPEHGEQRPDYAGLEQLCKLQHRVVAYSRIASTEIILNCLDVGAANYIVKTESPEHLLDAITAAQLGTESHGPLATAAMEAARQFGRPELTAQERRVLVEWLLTDNKESVSRKLHIAPSTVRTHLQRIRRRYSEIDRSAPSKAALFARAVQDGLIGIHDV; this is translated from the coding sequence ATGTCACGCATCGTCCCGCTGGTAGTGATCGATGACCAGCCGATCGTTCACACCGGCGTTCGCAGTTGGGTCGCCGAGGCGTCGATCCTGACCGGTGCCGTGCACGCGTACCGGTCGCTTCCGCAGTTCCTGAAAGAGCACCAGCGCCACTCCGCCGGCAGCGAAGTGATCATCTTCGATCCCGAGCACGGCGAGCAGCGCCCGGACTACGCCGGCCTGGAGCAGTTGTGCAAGCTCCAGCACCGGGTGGTCGCCTACTCTCGCATCGCGTCGACCGAGATCATCCTGAACTGCCTCGATGTCGGCGCCGCGAACTACATCGTGAAAACCGAGTCGCCAGAACATCTCCTCGACGCGATCACCGCCGCGCAGCTCGGCACCGAATCGCACGGGCCGCTCGCCACGGCCGCGATGGAGGCGGCGCGGCAGTTCGGCCGCCCGGAACTCACCGCGCAGGAGCGGCGCGTGCTGGTCGAGTGGCTGCTCACCGACAACAAGGAGTCGGTCAGCAGGAAGCTGCACATCGCGCCGAGCACCGTCCGAACCCACCTGCAGCGAATTCGACGGCGCTACAGCGAGATCGACCGGTCAGCGCCCTCGAAGGCGGCCTTGTTCGCCCGTGCCGTTCAGGATGGCCTGATCGGCATTCACGACGTCTGA
- a CDS encoding RNA-directed DNA polymerase — protein MLTSDLLGRLDLLGAVKDELLASNRLLPKRPDHLLLATDATRVERWLRPRIRKGVIAQAADVVFADKGWRGTRPLNVMSLEHRVLYQALVKELAAVLPAHLTRRTDYEAFQRAPLMVDGAAYISKTDVASCYVYIDHDVLADELISQTGDELAVDALRELLALIMGRRVGLPQIHQASRVLGDSYVDPVRRTLRRNGIAAFTYSDDFRFASPSLGRARSALTACEAELRVRGLVLNERKTYTYARDNYEDSLSAYERAEQNLFSEGSLTAAEAGLLEDDYEDEEAIAGDATVAPMSLGVAPIGGAIDDDELIEGPSTATATADDDIDQISAAAQKAWRMWTLEEESEEVQSSLEATITQSLISRALPVLGQVQDSGPLEVLSALFRYEAGLAPQIASYLINFCSHGPSARAEVRDAIDAVLSEDLTNVWQEIWIAFAIGSVRRTRTPGTRTHLDWLQQCVADGPDGLAATAAATLGRLQYGEPDLLAAAVDRIAPEWRQLALLGLYQLDSKRANESADHELDRILLQVASH, from the coding sequence GTGCTTACCTCCGATCTGCTTGGTCGACTCGACCTTCTCGGTGCAGTCAAAGATGAGTTACTTGCATCTAATCGACTGCTTCCGAAGCGGCCCGATCATCTGCTTCTGGCAACAGACGCGACGCGGGTCGAGCGATGGTTGCGGCCGCGGATACGAAAAGGTGTGATCGCGCAAGCCGCTGATGTTGTCTTTGCGGACAAGGGTTGGCGTGGAACGCGCCCGTTGAACGTGATGAGTCTCGAACATCGGGTTCTTTATCAGGCACTTGTTAAAGAACTCGCGGCGGTACTACCGGCGCACTTGACGAGGCGTACAGACTACGAAGCCTTTCAACGAGCTCCGTTGATGGTGGACGGTGCGGCTTACATCAGCAAGACAGACGTCGCGTCCTGCTACGTCTACATTGACCACGATGTCCTGGCGGATGAACTGATCTCACAAACCGGTGATGAGCTCGCAGTCGATGCCTTGCGGGAGTTGCTCGCTCTAATCATGGGCCGCAGGGTGGGCTTACCTCAGATACATCAGGCAAGCAGGGTTTTGGGCGACTCGTACGTCGACCCTGTTCGCCGGACGTTGCGCCGTAACGGAATTGCAGCTTTCACTTACTCGGACGACTTTCGGTTCGCCTCGCCATCGCTGGGCCGTGCTCGATCCGCCTTGACTGCGTGTGAAGCCGAGTTGAGGGTTCGTGGATTAGTGCTGAACGAACGAAAAACGTACACATACGCCCGGGATAATTACGAGGATTCGTTAAGCGCTTACGAGCGCGCCGAACAGAACCTTTTTTCTGAGGGGAGCCTAACCGCCGCTGAGGCGGGCTTGCTGGAAGATGACTACGAAGACGAAGAGGCGATCGCCGGCGACGCAACGGTCGCGCCGATGAGTCTCGGCGTTGCACCGATTGGAGGTGCCATCGACGATGACGAGCTCATAGAGGGCCCTTCGACTGCGACGGCTACCGCGGATGACGATATCGATCAAATCTCGGCGGCTGCTCAAAAGGCCTGGCGAATGTGGACTTTGGAGGAGGAGTCTGAAGAAGTTCAGTCGAGTCTCGAAGCTACCATCACGCAATCGTTAATCAGCCGCGCCCTTCCAGTCCTCGGTCAGGTTCAGGATTCCGGGCCTCTCGAGGTGCTGTCAGCGCTTTTTCGTTATGAAGCAGGTTTGGCGCCGCAAATCGCGTCGTACTTAATCAACTTCTGCTCCCACGGACCATCAGCCCGTGCGGAAGTGAGAGATGCTATCGACGCTGTGCTCTCAGAAGACTTGACGAACGTCTGGCAAGAAATTTGGATTGCGTTCGCGATCGGCTCGGTGCGCCGTACCAGAACGCCCGGGACACGAACACATCTGGATTGGCTTCAACAGTGCGTTGCTGATGGGCCGGATGGCTTGGCGGCGACCGCGGCAGCAACGCTGGGGCGACTGCAGTACGGCGAACCTGATCTACTTGCGGCGGCGGTGGATCGAATCGCGCCGGAGTGGCGTCAATTGGCGCTGCTTGGGCTTTATCAGCTCGACTCAAAACGGGCGAACGAATCGGCTGATCATGAGCTTGATCGCATCTTGCTCCAGGTTGCATCGCACTGA
- a CDS encoding amidohydrolase, with amino-acid sequence MTIALPEHWERTTGSGLADIYKDLHANPELSFAEHRTAQKVRDAVAPLGLEVTGGVGGTGVVAVLRNGAGPTVLLRADFDALPVAEKTGLPYASTARGVDGSGADVPVMHACGHDMHTTALIGALRLLHRLRDSWSGTIVAVFQPAEEIGGGAQAMIADGLFDRFPKPEVVLGQHVGPLPAGLIAYKTGTAMAAADSLKVQLFGRGGHGSQPSATIDPVVMASNVVQRLQTIVAREVSPFDPAVVTVGYVHAGSKDNIIPDDAELGVNVRTFRDDIRESVLASIARIVKAESQASGAERDPKIDTIYSFPATTVDETVMQEIAVDFRDHFGEHRVFESDQPVSASEDVGFYGSELGVPTAFWFWGGFDEQSIAQAAEQGKALPTNHSPEFAPVIEPTLTTGVEALTVAALSRLRQTS; translated from the coding sequence ATGACGATCGCCCTACCCGAACACTGGGAACGCACGACGGGATCCGGTCTGGCCGACATCTACAAGGACCTGCACGCCAATCCCGAGCTGTCGTTCGCCGAGCATCGGACCGCGCAGAAGGTGCGCGACGCCGTCGCCCCGCTCGGTCTCGAGGTGACCGGCGGTGTCGGCGGCACCGGGGTGGTGGCGGTGCTGCGCAACGGCGCGGGGCCAACCGTGTTGCTGCGCGCGGACTTCGACGCCCTGCCGGTCGCCGAGAAGACCGGGCTGCCATATGCGAGCACCGCGCGCGGAGTCGACGGCAGCGGGGCCGACGTGCCGGTGATGCACGCGTGTGGACACGACATGCACACGACGGCGTTGATCGGCGCGCTGCGGTTGCTGCACCGACTCAGGGACTCGTGGTCGGGCACGATCGTCGCCGTCTTCCAGCCGGCCGAAGAGATCGGCGGCGGCGCCCAGGCGATGATCGCCGACGGGTTGTTCGATCGCTTCCCGAAACCGGAGGTCGTGCTCGGCCAGCATGTGGGCCCGTTGCCCGCCGGGCTGATCGCCTACAAGACCGGAACGGCAATGGCCGCAGCGGATTCGCTGAAGGTGCAGTTGTTCGGCCGCGGTGGCCACGGCTCACAACCCTCGGCCACGATCGACCCGGTGGTGATGGCGTCGAACGTCGTCCAGCGCCTGCAAACCATTGTGGCGCGCGAGGTTTCACCGTTCGACCCCGCCGTGGTGACGGTCGGCTACGTGCACGCGGGGTCGAAGGACAACATCATTCCCGACGACGCCGAACTCGGCGTCAACGTCCGGACGTTCCGCGACGACATCCGCGAGTCCGTCCTGGCGTCGATCGCGCGGATCGTCAAGGCCGAATCGCAGGCGTCGGGGGCCGAGCGGGACCCGAAAATCGACACCATTTACAGCTTTCCGGCCACCACCGTCGACGAGACGGTCATGCAGGAGATCGCGGTCGACTTCCGCGATCACTTCGGCGAGCACCGGGTGTTCGAGTCCGATCAGCCCGTCTCGGCCAGCGAGGACGTCGGCTTCTACGGCAGCGAACTCGGCGTGCCGACCGCATTCTGGTTCTGGGGCGGATTCGACGAGCAAAGCATCGCCCAGGCCGCCGAGCAGGGAAAGGCGTTGCCCACCAACCACTCTCCGGAGTTCGCGCCGGTGATCGAGCCGACCCTGACGACCGGGGTCGAGGCACTGACCGTCGCGGCCTTGTCGCGCCTGCGTCAGACGTCGTGA
- a CDS encoding nuclear transport factor 2 family protein: MEIWELTAREHIRDTLARYNWSGDSGRFESLAETFCADGVLEIRGFDPLHGRSEIVAFLGGVTGNVALSADVKPIVRHNVANVLFDDVTREQARVSSYFTVVTHIGLDHVGRYRDTLVPDGDTWRIAHRKVSTDWAAPNSVMAKRSEVQL; encoded by the coding sequence ATGGAGATCTGGGAACTGACGGCCCGCGAACACATTCGAGACACCCTCGCGCGGTACAACTGGTCCGGTGACTCCGGCCGGTTCGAGAGCCTCGCCGAGACCTTTTGTGCCGATGGCGTTTTGGAGATCCGCGGCTTCGACCCGCTGCACGGTCGATCCGAGATCGTGGCGTTTCTCGGCGGCGTCACCGGTAACGTCGCGCTCAGCGCCGACGTCAAGCCGATCGTCCGGCACAACGTCGCGAACGTTCTTTTCGACGACGTGACTCGCGAGCAAGCCCGGGTGTCGAGCTACTTCACGGTCGTGACCCATATCGGGCTCGACCACGTCGGCCGCTACCGCGACACCCTGGTGCCCGACGGTGACACCTGGCGCATCGCGCACCGAAAGGTGTCCACTGATTGGGCGGCGCCGAATTCCGTGATGGCGAAACGAAGCGAGGTACAGCTATGA